From Mastacembelus armatus chromosome 13, fMasArm1.2, whole genome shotgun sequence, one genomic window encodes:
- the smtla gene encoding somatolactin alpha: MDMMTVMQQGVWALLLGPYLFTLCIPLDCTEEQGSPSRCPSISQEKLLDRVIQHAELIYRVSEESCSLFEELFVPFPFRLQRNQVGYTCITKALPIPSSKSEIQQISDKWLLHSVLMLVQSWIEPLVYLQTTLDQYDNAPGMLVNKTKWVSEKLISLEQGVVVLIKKMLDDGTLSTANSDQGQFQYDVPPEMLESVMRDYTLLSCFKKDAHKMETFLKLLKCRQTDKYNCA, from the exons ATGGACATGATGACAG TCATGCAGCAGGGTGTATGGGCTTTATTGCTCGGGCCCTATCTGTTCACACTGTGCATCCCGCTAGACTGTACGGAGGAACAAGGCAGCCCCTCCCGCTGCCCCTCCATCTCCCAAGAGAAACTTCTAGACAGAGTCATCCAGCATGCTGAGCTCATCTACCGTGTCTCAGAAGAATCATGCTCTTTGTTT GAGGAGCTCTTCGTGCCCTTTCCATTCCGCCTCCAGAGGAATCAGGTTGGCTACACGTGCATCACCAAAGCTTTACCCATACCCAGCTCGAAAAGCGAGATCCAACAGATATCT gacaAATGGTTGCTCCATTCTGTGCTGATGCTAGTCCAGTCATGGATCGAGCCTCTGGTGTACCTGCAGACCACACTGGATCAGTATGATAATGCTCCTGGCATGCTGGTCAACAAGACCAAGTGGGTGTCTGAGAAACTGATTAGTCTGGAGCAAGGGGTGGTGGTTCTTATCAAAAAG ATGCTGGATGACGGAACACTGAGCACAGCAAACAGTGATCAGGGCCAATTCCAGTATGACGTGCCGCCAGAGATGCTGGAATCCGTTATGAGAGATTATACCTTACTCAGCTGCTTTAAGAAGGACGCCCATAAGATGGAGACTTTCCTCAAGCTTCTCAAGTGTCGACAAACTGACAAATACAATTGTGCATAA